A genome region from Arachis duranensis cultivar V14167 chromosome 6, aradu.V14167.gnm2.J7QH, whole genome shotgun sequence includes the following:
- the LOC127748452 gene encoding uncharacterized protein LOC127748452, whose translation MIEMFKKVEVTIPLFDAIHQVPRYAKFLKDLCMNKDRILELETIPLGSSISALMGVLPEKCDDPGPCMVTCTVNGVRSLDCMCDLGACVSIMPLSVYQVLKLPPLKRSAARFVLADKSIITVAGVAEDVLVNIKVLVFPIDFYVLGMPSNEPERASSILLGRPFLRTFRFKLDAYSGTYSFEIDGRVVSFSLEEAMKHPPENHSLFRCDPIDNIVAEVHLAKLDEKYMIEEANEDPSKLNTTHHTNH comes from the coding sequence ATGATAGAAATGTTCAAGAAAGTCGAGGTAACCATCCCCCTCTTTGATGCTATCCATCAAGTTCCTAGATATGCAAAATTCCTAAAAGATCTATGCATGAACaaggatagaattcttgaattggAAACCATCCCATTGGGGAGTTCTATTTCCGCTTTAATGGGAGTATTACCCGAGAAATGTGATGACCCGGGCCCTTGTATGGTCACTTGCACCGTCAATGGAGTTCGATCCCTAGATTGTATGTGTGATCTCGGTGCATGTGTTAGCATTATGCCGCTCTCCGTCTACCAAGTATTGAAGTTACCACCACTAAAGAGGTCGGCAGCGAGATTTGTCCTAGCggataaaagcataataaccGTGGCGGGTGTGGCGGAAGATGTATTGGTGAATATCAAAGTGTTGGTGTTTCCGATTGACTTCTATGTCCTTGGGATGCCATCAAATGAACCCGAGAGAGCATCATCTATcttacttggaagaccatttttGAGAACTTTTAGATTTAAGCTAGATGCCTACTCGGGAACCTACTCATTTGAGATAGATGGGAGAGTCGTGAGTTTTAGCCTAgaagaagcaatgaagcatccacCAGAAAATCACTCTCTATTCCGGTGTGACCCAATCGACAACATCGTTGCCGAAGTGCACCTTGCAAAGTTGGATGAGAAGTACAtgattgaagaagcaaatgaagATCCAAGCAAACTAAACACCACACACCATACAaaccattga